From one Thalassospira lucentensis genomic stretch:
- a CDS encoding DUF4169 family protein yields the protein MGDLVNLRQVRKQKKRSAKERQADANRALHGRTRGERTKKDAEDRKADRQHDGHYRGAVSPADDTKPHGTDDNIEAAKRGEDAGDSERADDGAGASDAASSDTDNVVSFFRAANPNSKPDND from the coding sequence ATGGGCGATCTTGTTAATCTGCGGCAGGTGCGCAAGCAGAAGAAACGCAGTGCCAAGGAAAGGCAGGCCGATGCCAATCGGGCCCTGCATGGCCGCACGCGGGGCGAGCGTACGAAAAAGGACGCCGAGGACCGCAAGGCCGACAGGCAGCATGACGGCCATTATCGAGGTGCCGTGTCGCCCGCCGATGATACCAAGCCCCATGGAACGGACGATAACATCGAAGCGGCCAAGCGCGGCGAAGATGCCGGTGATAGTGAGCGCGCCGATGACGGTGCCGGTGCTTCCGATGCCGCGTCGTCCGATACGGATAATGTGGTTTCATTCTTTCGGGCAGCCAATCCGAATTCCAAACCCGACAACGACTAG
- a CDS encoding diguanylate cyclase, producing MSDSPKKVAKNSKAKPGNSRKMGESIAEVGMADAERDILAELDKALSEHISLLLGWSRRLTLPAGKTGPAPLHDHSDDHDCDFGAWYALNRHNRLIDQPAMHALAATHEQLHASARRLLEGHEIDGDVDEAEFEMLSLRAESFFAQLRRLERAFRTARSDVDPLTGTYNRQTMLGDLGTERERAVRTDTPTAIALVDLDHFKAVNDTHGHQAGDLVLQSVAGILQSHVRPFDKVYRYGGEEFLICLPNADMKQCARVLERLRRVIEASPVTLNDGTILPVTASIGAAPMTKTRTIEQIIEKADQALYAAKEGGRNKVRVWRNPDGEKDSGKPDKSKSRD from the coding sequence ATGAGTGACAGCCCGAAAAAGGTTGCCAAAAACAGCAAAGCCAAACCGGGCAATTCCCGGAAGATGGGCGAAAGCATCGCCGAAGTCGGCATGGCCGACGCGGAACGCGATATTCTGGCCGAACTCGACAAGGCGTTAAGCGAGCATATCTCGCTTCTGCTGGGATGGAGCCGTCGCCTTACCCTGCCTGCTGGCAAGACTGGCCCAGCCCCCCTTCATGACCACAGCGATGATCACGATTGTGACTTCGGGGCATGGTATGCGCTTAATCGCCACAACAGGCTCATAGACCAGCCTGCGATGCATGCGCTTGCCGCCACTCATGAACAGCTTCACGCATCTGCCAGACGGCTTCTGGAAGGCCACGAGATCGACGGCGATGTCGACGAAGCCGAATTTGAAATGCTGTCCCTGCGCGCCGAATCGTTTTTTGCGCAGCTTCGCCGTCTTGAACGCGCGTTCCGGACGGCGCGCTCCGATGTTGATCCGTTGACGGGGACCTATAACCGGCAAACCATGCTGGGCGATCTTGGCACCGAACGCGAACGCGCGGTGCGAACCGATACACCAACCGCAATTGCCCTGGTCGATCTGGATCATTTCAAGGCGGTCAACGATACCCACGGCCATCAGGCCGGTGATCTGGTTTTGCAATCGGTTGCCGGTATCCTGCAATCCCATGTCCGCCCGTTCGACAAGGTCTATCGGTATGGTGGCGAAGAATTCCTGATTTGCCTGCCAAATGCCGATATGAAGCAATGCGCACGTGTCCTTGAACGCCTGCGTCGCGTCATCGAAGCATCCCCGGTTACGCTTAATGACGGCACGATTTTGCCTGTCACCGCCTCCATCGGGGCCGCCCCGATGACCAAAACCCGCACCATCGAACAGATCATCGAAAAGGCCGATCAGGCCCTTTATGCCGCCAAGGAAGGCGGGCGGAACAAGGTCCGGGTCTGGCGCAATCCCGATGGTGAAAAAGATAGCGGCAAGCCCGACAAATCAAAATCCCGCGACTGA
- the lipB gene encoding lipoyl(octanoyl) transferase LipB, producing the protein MQTIAPAAQIPDWRTASGLVSYPEALAEMEARAEAIHEGKATELVWFLEHPPLYTAGTSAHAEDLVDPDRFPVYDAGRGGQYTYHGPGQRTVYLMLDLKRRGRDVRAYVHNLEEWVIRTLALLGVAGERRDGRVGIWVTREGGREDKIAAIGVRVRRWVTFHGIAINVNPDLSHFGGIVPCGISDHGVTSLADLGVDISMAELDRLLKQTFVEVFPGFADE; encoded by the coding sequence ATGCAAACCATCGCCCCTGCCGCGCAAATTCCCGACTGGCGCACCGCCTCCGGGTTGGTTTCCTACCCCGAAGCACTGGCCGAAATGGAAGCACGCGCCGAAGCCATCCATGAAGGCAAAGCCACGGAACTCGTATGGTTTCTGGAACATCCGCCGCTATATACGGCCGGAACCAGCGCACATGCCGAAGATCTTGTCGATCCGGATCGCTTCCCCGTCTATGACGCGGGACGCGGCGGCCAATATACCTATCACGGCCCCGGACAGCGCACTGTCTACCTGATGCTGGACCTCAAAAGGCGCGGTCGGGACGTTCGGGCCTATGTCCATAACCTTGAAGAATGGGTGATTCGCACGCTGGCACTGCTTGGCGTTGCCGGCGAACGCCGCGATGGCCGGGTCGGAATATGGGTTACCCGTGAAGGCGGACGCGAAGATAAAATCGCCGCCATCGGTGTGCGGGTGCGACGCTGGGTCACGTTCCACGGCATTGCAATCAATGTGAACCCCGATCTGTCGCACTTTGGCGGGATTGTTCCCTGCGGTATTTCCGATCACGGCGTCACCAGCCTTGCCGATCTTGGCGTCGATATTTCTATGGCGGAACTCGATAGGCTGTTAAAACAGACCTTTGTCGAAGTGTTCCCCGGATTCGCAGATGAGTGA